From Cellulomonas fimi ATCC 484, a single genomic window includes:
- a CDS encoding heavy-metal-associated domain-containing protein produces the protein MAQTTTFGVDGMTCGHCVHAVTTELTALPGVTDVAVDLVVGGSSTVRVTSDAPLADDAVAEAVTEAGYAVTPRRSLL, from the coding sequence ATGGCCCAGACCACCACGTTCGGCGTCGACGGCATGACCTGCGGGCACTGCGTGCACGCCGTCACCACCGAGCTGACCGCCCTGCCCGGCGTCACCGACGTCGCCGTCGACCTCGTCGTCGGCGGGTCGTCCACCGTCCGCGTCACGTCCGACGCCCCGCTCGCCGACGACGCGGTCGCCGAGGCCGTCACCGAGGCGGGCTACGCCGTCACCCCCCGGAGGTCCCTGCTGTGA
- a CDS encoding metal-sensitive transcriptional regulator, translated as MSDGHTVTGATQEDDVHGYTDAKDDYLKRLRRIEGQVRGIARMVDEDVYCIDVLTQIAAVTKALQAVSIGLVEDHLGHCVVDAARQSPEDGAAKVREAADAIARLVRS; from the coding sequence GTGAGCGACGGCCACACCGTCACCGGAGCGACGCAGGAGGACGACGTGCACGGCTACACCGACGCCAAGGACGACTACCTCAAGCGCCTGCGCCGCATCGAGGGGCAGGTCCGGGGCATCGCCCGCATGGTCGACGAGGACGTCTACTGCATCGACGTCCTCACCCAGATCGCCGCCGTCACCAAGGCGCTGCAGGCCGTGAGCATCGGCCTCGTCGAGGACCACCTCGGCCACTGCGTCGTCGACGCGGCACGCCAGTCCCCCGAGGACGGCGCCGCCAAGGTCCGCGAGGCGGCCGACGCGATCGCCCGGCTCGTCCGCAGCTGA
- a CDS encoding RrF2 family transcriptional regulator, producing MRVSAKADYAVRACAELAASPHGDPVPSEVLAAGQDIPVSFLERILGDLRRAGIVASVRGRSGGYRLARPAGDVTLAEVIRAVDGPLVTVRDERPPSLTYEGSAAALLDVWVALRTNVRQVLDVVTLAHLVAGDLPPQVKALSETVGAWDNP from the coding sequence ATGCGGGTCTCGGCGAAGGCGGACTATGCGGTGCGGGCGTGCGCGGAGCTGGCGGCCAGCCCGCACGGCGACCCCGTGCCGTCCGAGGTGCTGGCCGCCGGGCAGGACATCCCGGTGAGCTTCCTCGAGCGGATCCTCGGCGACCTGCGGCGCGCAGGGATCGTCGCGTCGGTGCGGGGGCGGTCGGGCGGCTACCGGCTCGCGCGGCCGGCGGGGGACGTCACGCTCGCCGAGGTGATCCGGGCCGTCGACGGTCCGCTCGTCACGGTGCGCGACGAGCGCCCGCCGAGCCTGACCTACGAGGGGTCCGCCGCGGCGCTGCTCGACGTGTGGGTCGCGCTGCGCACGAACGTGCGGCAGGTGCTCGACGTCGTGACGCTCGCGCACCTCGTCGCGGGCGACCTCCCGCCCCAGGTGAAGGCCCTGTCGGAGACCGTGGGGGCCTGGGACAACCCCTGA
- a CDS encoding sulfite exporter TauE/SafE family protein has translation MPALILMALVGLAAQLVDGSLGMAYGVTSSTLLLAIGTNPAAASATVHLAEIGTTLASGVSHWKFGNVDWKVVLKVGVPGAVGAFLGATVLSNLSTEAATPVMSLVLLALGAYLLVRFTLFGLRTDRQHLPLRKRFLTPLGLVAGFVDATGGGGWGPVGTPALLASGRLEPRKVIGSIDTSEFLVALAASLGFLFAIGSQGVNFAWVLALLLGGLVAAPIAAWLVRHIPPRILGSAVGGVIVLTNVRTLIRSDWVGLKNTPTEGLTLAAIAVVWAAAVVWSVRAYRADQAAARAEKVESTGTEATAVAATPA, from the coding sequence GTGCCCGCCCTCATCCTCATGGCCCTCGTCGGCCTCGCCGCGCAGCTCGTCGACGGCAGCCTCGGCATGGCGTACGGGGTCACGTCCTCGACGCTGCTGCTCGCGATCGGCACCAACCCCGCGGCGGCCTCCGCGACGGTCCACCTCGCCGAGATCGGGACGACGCTCGCGTCCGGCGTCTCGCACTGGAAGTTCGGCAACGTCGACTGGAAGGTCGTCCTCAAGGTCGGCGTCCCGGGCGCCGTCGGAGCGTTCCTCGGCGCCACGGTCCTGTCGAACCTGTCGACCGAGGCCGCCACGCCCGTGATGTCGCTCGTCCTGCTCGCGCTCGGTGCGTACCTGCTCGTGCGCTTCACGCTCTTCGGGCTGCGCACCGACCGCCAGCACCTGCCGCTGCGCAAGCGGTTCCTCACCCCGCTCGGCCTGGTCGCCGGGTTCGTCGACGCGACCGGTGGCGGCGGCTGGGGCCCCGTCGGCACCCCGGCGCTGCTCGCGAGCGGGCGCCTCGAGCCGCGCAAGGTCATCGGCTCGATCGACACCTCCGAGTTCCTCGTCGCGCTCGCCGCGAGCCTCGGCTTCCTGTTCGCGATCGGCTCGCAGGGCGTCAACTTCGCCTGGGTGCTCGCGCTGCTCCTCGGCGGCCTCGTCGCCGCCCCGATCGCCGCGTGGCTCGTCCGGCACATCCCGCCGCGCATCCTCGGGTCCGCCGTCGGCGGCGTCATCGTCCTCACCAACGTGCGCACCCTGATCCGCAGCGACTGGGTCGGCCTGAAGAACACGCCCACCGAGGGCCTCACGCTGGCCGCCATCGCCGTCGTCTGGGCCGCCGCCGTCGTGTGGTCGGTGCGGGCGTACCGCGCCGACCAGGCGGCCGCCCGTGCCGAGAAGGTCGAGTCCACCGGGACCGAGGCGACCGCCGTCGCCGCGACGCCCGCCTGA
- a CDS encoding glycoside hydrolase family 6 protein: MPRPGPVPAARRAFTSALAVAAAFVTALSVAVPLPAAATTAPDRVLAGGSLVAGTALQAAGSEHRLAVGADGDVTLRLADRVLWHTGTTGHPGARLVQRDDGALEVRSRTDALLWTTGATSPGARTVVKPDGVVYTISTGGSVVWKSAAGPGASLRTTGTDRLLPGALLLPRESVTSPDGSARLTMGADGVLSLTDGGVVTWRSPAARAGAHAVVAPTGDLQVVAADGTPLWSAGTASPGARLVVKDHGRAYLVAATHESVWSSPAAPVERVPTVVTLPLPEPLPEPSPVTSSPLGGTRAGTTTSGTTLDGPVPGTVLSAAPQYADPSSPAARAAREAQAQGRDSAAALLNRVAAQGSARWLGPQDATATVGASVRTYTRAAAAAGRTPVLVTYAIPDRDCGGHSAGGFTTAAEYRAWVDAVAAGLVGTRTVVVVEPDALLHLDRCGDRDARLATLAHAVTVLTRAGAEVYLDAASSNSFGWGTAALREMALRLRAAGVDQAAGFAVNTSNFQRSEHEVAYGRYLSALLGGTSFVVDTSRNGNGALAAPGGTVWCNPAGRALGSPPRATLDGPHVADLWVKTPGLSDGTCGGGPPAGQLWEEYLLGLAAAASW; the protein is encoded by the coding sequence ATGCCCCGTCCCGGTCCGGTCCCGGCCGCCCGTCGCGCGTTCACGTCCGCCCTGGCGGTGGCCGCCGCGTTCGTGACCGCCCTGTCGGTCGCCGTGCCGCTGCCGGCGGCCGCGACGACCGCACCGGACCGCGTGCTCGCGGGTGGCTCGCTCGTCGCGGGCACGGCGCTGCAGGCCGCCGGCAGCGAGCACCGGCTCGCCGTCGGCGCGGACGGCGACGTCACGCTGCGGCTCGCGGACCGCGTGCTGTGGCACACGGGCACCACCGGCCACCCGGGCGCGCGCCTGGTCCAGCGGGACGACGGTGCCCTCGAGGTCCGCTCCCGCACGGACGCCCTGCTGTGGACGACCGGCGCGACCTCGCCCGGCGCGCGCACGGTCGTCAAGCCCGACGGGGTCGTCTACACGATCAGCACCGGCGGCTCGGTGGTGTGGAAGAGCGCGGCCGGCCCCGGCGCGTCGCTGCGGACCACGGGCACCGACCGGCTCCTGCCCGGTGCCCTCCTGCTCCCCCGGGAGTCGGTGACCAGCCCCGACGGGAGCGCACGGCTGACGATGGGCGCGGACGGCGTGCTGAGCCTGACGGACGGCGGCGTCGTGACGTGGCGGAGCCCTGCGGCCCGCGCCGGTGCCCACGCGGTCGTGGCGCCGACCGGCGACCTCCAGGTGGTCGCGGCCGACGGGACGCCGCTGTGGTCGGCGGGCACCGCGTCGCCCGGGGCCCGGCTCGTCGTCAAGGACCACGGACGCGCGTACCTGGTCGCGGCCACGCACGAGTCGGTCTGGTCGAGCCCCGCGGCACCCGTGGAGCGCGTCCCGACGGTCGTCACGCTCCCCCTGCCCGAGCCGCTGCCCGAGCCGTCGCCCGTGACGTCGAGCCCGCTCGGCGGCACGCGAGCCGGCACGACGACGTCCGGCACGACGCTCGACGGCCCTGTCCCGGGCACGGTGCTGTCCGCCGCGCCGCAGTACGCCGACCCGTCGTCGCCCGCCGCGCGTGCGGCCCGGGAGGCGCAGGCGCAGGGCCGGGACTCCGCGGCCGCGCTGCTGAACAGGGTCGCGGCGCAGGGCTCGGCGCGCTGGCTGGGTCCGCAGGACGCGACCGCGACCGTGGGGGCGTCCGTGCGGACGTACACCCGGGCCGCGGCGGCCGCGGGGCGCACACCCGTCCTCGTGACGTACGCGATCCCGGACCGCGACTGCGGCGGCCACTCCGCGGGCGGCTTCACGACCGCGGCGGAGTACCGCGCGTGGGTCGACGCCGTGGCCGCAGGCCTGGTCGGCACGCGCACGGTGGTCGTGGTCGAGCCGGACGCGCTGCTGCACCTGGACCGCTGCGGCGACCGGGACGCCCGCCTGGCGACGCTCGCGCACGCGGTCACGGTCCTGACCCGCGCCGGGGCCGAGGTGTACCTCGACGCGGCGAGCAGCAACAGCTTCGGCTGGGGCACCGCGGCCCTGCGGGAGATGGCGCTGCGGCTGCGCGCGGCGGGCGTCGACCAGGCGGCCGGTTTCGCGGTCAACACGTCGAACTTCCAGCGCTCCGAGCACGAGGTCGCCTACGGCCGGTACCTGTCGGCACTCCTCGGCGGCACGTCGTTCGTCGTCGACACCTCGCGCAACGGCAACGGTGCGCTCGCCGCCCCGGGCGGCACGGTCTGGTGCAACCCCGCCGGGCGCGCGCTCGGGAGCCCGCCGCGCGCGACGCTCGACGGACCGCACGTGGCGGACCTGTGGGTCAAGACGCCCGGGCTGAGCGACGGGACGTGCGGGGGCGGCCCCCCGGCGGGGCAGCTGTGGGAGGAGTACCTGCTGGGACTGGCCGCGGCCGCGTCCTGGTGA
- a CDS encoding methyl-accepting chemotaxis protein: MSTTSSAPPRRTHWFRDRGIQTKILATLAVAGVVVMGSSTYAVISLEQARADMETVAGVQEKIGDVRSLVHQNQLKGRMIVAQIAASDEATDKQTWRKALVENDAELNGQIEAFTATEAGTAESWQDFLVRYDEFLAIRDGQLVPSAMQADLHEYARVRDTVAQPAIEAYVADLDTVAEEITAFITDLSEQSQARAARAVLVLVGSLVAAIALATVLTWVVVRSIRRSAVEVRGALQAMAGGDFTVTVPVRSGDEIGQMALALGVAQESVRATLSGVVQTAETVAAAAEELAAASQQVSAAQEETSAQANVVASAAEQVSRNVQSVAAGSEQMGASIKEIALSASEAAKVAHRATEMAAVTNDRVARLGSSSQEIGNVVKVITSIAEQTNLLALNATIEAARAGEAGKGFAVVAGEVKELASETAKATEDIARRVEAIQADTSGAVEAIGEIGTIIDAINDYQLTIASAIEEQTATTNEMSRGVTDAATGSGEIAANITGVATSAATSSQVLSQVGTSVDELARMSADLRGRVAAFTY, from the coding sequence ATGAGCACCACCTCCTCCGCGCCGCCGCGCCGTACCCACTGGTTCCGCGACCGCGGCATCCAGACCAAGATCCTCGCGACGCTCGCGGTCGCCGGCGTCGTGGTCATGGGCTCCTCGACCTACGCCGTCATCTCGCTGGAGCAGGCCCGGGCCGACATGGAGACCGTCGCCGGGGTCCAGGAGAAGATCGGCGACGTCCGCTCGCTCGTGCACCAGAACCAGCTCAAGGGCCGCATGATCGTGGCCCAGATCGCCGCCTCCGACGAGGCCACCGACAAGCAGACGTGGCGCAAGGCGCTCGTCGAGAACGACGCCGAGCTCAACGGCCAGATCGAGGCCTTCACCGCGACCGAGGCGGGCACCGCCGAGTCCTGGCAGGACTTCCTCGTCCGCTACGACGAGTTCCTCGCGATCCGCGACGGGCAGCTCGTGCCGTCGGCCATGCAGGCGGACCTGCACGAGTACGCGCGCGTGCGCGACACCGTCGCCCAGCCCGCGATCGAGGCCTACGTGGCCGACCTCGACACCGTCGCCGAGGAGATCACCGCGTTCATCACGGACCTGAGCGAGCAGTCCCAGGCCCGCGCCGCCCGGGCCGTCCTCGTGCTCGTCGGCAGCCTCGTCGCCGCGATCGCCCTCGCGACCGTCCTGACCTGGGTCGTCGTGCGCTCGATCCGCCGCTCCGCGGTCGAGGTCCGCGGCGCCCTGCAGGCCATGGCGGGCGGCGACTTCACCGTCACGGTGCCCGTCCGGTCCGGCGACGAGATCGGCCAGATGGCGCTCGCCCTCGGCGTCGCCCAGGAGTCGGTGCGCGCGACCCTCTCCGGCGTCGTCCAGACGGCCGAGACCGTCGCCGCCGCGGCGGAGGAGCTCGCCGCCGCCTCGCAGCAGGTCAGCGCCGCGCAGGAGGAGACCAGCGCGCAGGCCAACGTCGTCGCCAGCGCCGCCGAGCAGGTGTCCCGCAACGTGCAGTCCGTCGCCGCCGGGTCCGAGCAGATGGGCGCGTCCATCAAGGAGATCGCGCTCAGCGCGTCCGAGGCCGCGAAGGTCGCCCACCGCGCCACCGAGATGGCCGCCGTCACCAACGACCGGGTCGCCCGCCTCGGCTCGTCCAGCCAGGAGATCGGCAACGTCGTCAAGGTCATCACGTCGATCGCCGAGCAGACGAACCTGCTCGCGCTCAACGCGACCATCGAGGCAGCCCGCGCGGGCGAGGCCGGCAAGGGCTTCGCCGTCGTCGCCGGCGAGGTCAAGGAGCTCGCGTCCGAGACCGCCAAGGCGACCGAGGACATCGCGCGGCGCGTCGAGGCGATCCAGGCCGACACGTCCGGCGCGGTCGAGGCCATCGGCGAGATCGGCACGATCATCGACGCGATCAACGACTACCAGCTGACGATCGCGTCGGCGATCGAGGAGCAGACGGCCACGACCAACGAGATGTCGCGCGGCGTGACCGACGCCGCGACCGGCTCCGGCGAGATCGCCGCGAACATCACCGGTGTCGCCACGTCGGCGGCGACGAGCTCGCAGGTGCTGTCGCAGGTCGGCACGTCCGTCGACGAGCTCGCCCGGATGTCCGCCGACCTGCGCGGGCGGGTCGCGGCCTTCACGTACTGA
- the hemL gene encoding glutamate-1-semialdehyde 2,1-aminomutase: MSRYGSGEAPTVGGRTSAEAFARAQAVIPGGVNSPVRAFGAVGGTPPFVASGSGPYLTDVDGREYVDLVGSWGPALLGHAHPQVVEAVQAAAARGLGFGAPTVAEVELVDEIRSRVPAAEMVRLVSTGTEATMTALRLARAHTGRDLVVKFAGCYHGHVDALLASAGSGVATLALPDSAGVSAAVAAETIVVPYNDVEALEQVFATHGERIAAVITEAAPANMGVVPPGPGFNAELRRLTVEHGALLIQDEVLTGFRVGYSGWWGLEGLREGWAADLYTFGKVIGGGLPVAAVGGRRDVMRRLAPLGPVYQAGTLSGNPVATAAGLATLRLADSSVYARIDQAAGVLRTELSRALATEGVPHSVQWAGSLFSAMFGPAAADEGVRDYAAVQATESWRYAALHRSLLEAGVYAPPSPFEAWFVSAAHDDAALDRVLQAFPDAARAAAAATPPA, from the coding sequence ATGAGCCGGTACGGCAGCGGTGAGGCGCCGACCGTGGGTGGCCGCACGAGCGCGGAGGCCTTCGCGCGCGCACAGGCGGTGATCCCCGGGGGCGTGAACTCGCCCGTGCGGGCCTTCGGCGCGGTCGGCGGCACGCCGCCGTTCGTCGCGTCCGGCAGCGGCCCGTACCTCACGGACGTCGACGGCCGCGAGTACGTGGACCTCGTCGGCTCGTGGGGCCCGGCGCTGCTGGGCCACGCGCACCCGCAGGTCGTCGAGGCCGTGCAGGCGGCCGCCGCCCGGGGTCTGGGCTTCGGCGCCCCGACGGTCGCGGAGGTCGAGCTCGTCGACGAGATCCGCTCGCGCGTGCCGGCCGCCGAGATGGTGCGCCTGGTCTCGACGGGCACCGAGGCGACGATGACGGCGCTGCGCCTCGCGCGCGCCCACACCGGCCGGGACCTGGTCGTGAAGTTCGCGGGCTGCTACCACGGCCATGTCGACGCGCTGCTCGCGTCCGCGGGCTCGGGCGTCGCGACGCTCGCGCTGCCCGACTCGGCCGGCGTCTCGGCGGCGGTCGCGGCGGAGACGATCGTCGTGCCCTACAACGACGTCGAGGCGCTCGAGCAGGTGTTCGCGACGCACGGCGAGCGCATCGCTGCGGTCATCACCGAGGCCGCGCCCGCGAACATGGGCGTCGTCCCGCCGGGGCCGGGCTTCAACGCCGAGCTGCGCCGCCTGACGGTCGAGCACGGCGCGCTGCTCATCCAGGACGAGGTGCTCACGGGCTTCCGGGTCGGCTACTCCGGCTGGTGGGGGCTCGAGGGCCTGCGCGAGGGCTGGGCTGCGGACCTGTACACGTTCGGCAAGGTCATCGGCGGCGGCCTGCCCGTCGCCGCGGTCGGCGGGCGGCGCGACGTGATGCGCCGGCTCGCGCCGCTCGGGCCCGTCTACCAGGCCGGCACGCTGTCGGGGAACCCGGTCGCGACCGCGGCGGGCCTCGCGACGCTGCGGCTCGCGGACTCGTCCGTCTACGCGCGGATCGACCAGGCCGCGGGCGTGCTGCGCACCGAGCTGTCGCGCGCGCTCGCCACCGAGGGTGTGCCGCACAGCGTCCAGTGGGCAGGGAGCCTGTTCAGCGCGATGTTCGGGCCGGCGGCCGCCGACGAGGGCGTCCGTGACTACGCGGCCGTCCAGGCGACGGAGTCGTGGCGGTACGCCGCGCTGCACCGCTCGCTGCTGGAGGCCGGGGTCTACGCGCCGCCGTCGCCTTTCGAGGCGTGGTTCGTCTCGGCCGCGCACGACGACGCCGCGCTCGACCGCGTGCTGCAGGCGTTCCCGGACGCCGCCCGCGCGGCCGCCGCGGCGACGCCCCCCGCCTGA
- the hemB gene encoding porphobilinogen synthase, producing MTPPTPRPGRIRPRRLRATPAMRRLTSETRLHPAQLVLPLFLREGLDEPRPIASMPGVLQHTRDSLRQAVGDAARAGLGGVMLFAVPEHRDAVGSQATAPDGILNVAIADAVAEAGDALVVQADLCLDEFTDHGHCGVLTPTGAVDNDATLVRYAEMALAQAAAGAHLVGLSGMMDGQVGVVRDALDDAGHDQVAVLAYAAKYASAFYGPFRDAVESQLEGDRRTYQMDPANRREAAREVALDIAEGADVVMVKPALAYLDVLADVAAMSTVPVSAYQVSGEYAMIEAAAAHGWIERERAILESVLSIRRAGADHVLTYFATELAGWLAEEN from the coding sequence GTGACACCCCCCACCCCCCGCCCCGGCCGTATCCGCCCGCGCCGGCTGCGCGCCACGCCCGCGATGCGCCGCCTGACCAGCGAGACCCGCCTGCACCCCGCGCAGCTCGTGCTGCCGCTGTTCCTGCGCGAGGGGCTCGACGAGCCACGCCCGATCGCCTCCATGCCCGGCGTCCTGCAGCACACGCGCGACTCGCTGAGGCAGGCGGTGGGCGACGCGGCCCGCGCAGGGCTCGGCGGCGTCATGCTGTTCGCCGTCCCGGAGCACCGCGACGCGGTCGGGTCCCAGGCCACCGCGCCGGACGGCATCCTCAACGTCGCGATCGCGGACGCGGTCGCGGAGGCGGGCGACGCGCTCGTCGTGCAGGCGGACCTGTGCCTGGACGAGTTCACCGACCACGGGCACTGCGGCGTGCTGACGCCCACGGGGGCCGTCGACAACGACGCGACGCTCGTGCGGTACGCGGAGATGGCGCTCGCGCAGGCCGCGGCCGGGGCGCACCTCGTCGGGCTCAGCGGCATGATGGACGGCCAGGTCGGCGTGGTGCGCGACGCGCTCGACGACGCGGGCCACGACCAGGTCGCGGTGCTCGCGTACGCGGCGAAGTACGCGTCCGCGTTCTACGGGCCGTTCCGCGACGCGGTCGAGTCGCAGCTCGAGGGCGACCGCCGGACGTACCAGATGGACCCCGCGAACCGCCGGGAGGCGGCGCGCGAGGTCGCGCTCGACATCGCGGAGGGCGCGGACGTCGTCATGGTCAAGCCGGCACTGGCGTACCTCGACGTGCTCGCGGACGTCGCGGCCATGTCGACGGTTCCGGTCAGCGCCTACCAGGTGTCGGGCGAATACGCGATGATCGAGGCCGCCGCCGCGCACGGATGGATCGAGCGCGAACGGGCGATCCTGGAGTCCGTGCTCAGCATCCGGCGTGCCGGTGCCGATCACGTGCTCACGTACTTCGCGACGGAGCTGGCCGGGTGGCTGGCGGAGGAGAACTGA
- a CDS encoding uroporphyrinogen-III synthase: MSATDVPSTPPLAGRRVLVPRPAAGVSPAAVALAAAGAEAVVVPLVQTVPPEDPGALDDVLLALGAGWYRWLVLTSQAAVPVLEERAARAGRTLAGLVADAGVQVAAVGPGTARALREAGVPPSLVPRGESTARALVAAWPAAPTATRTGAPDAARDPASTRVLFPRGDLAAPTLADGLRARGWQVDDVVAYRTVPADPPAADVRAAWAGGSIDAALLTSASTVRELLAQLGRPPAGTLLVAIGPTTAAEAARLDLPLAGVAAEQTMTGLVAALAAAVAAAEQPPAASTSPEPEDATPPGPDPRTAPAPRGTTSHADVAPEEDA, translated from the coding sequence GTGAGCGCCACGGACGTGCCGTCCACGCCGCCGCTCGCGGGACGGCGCGTCCTCGTCCCGCGTCCCGCTGCGGGCGTGAGCCCGGCCGCCGTCGCGCTCGCCGCCGCCGGTGCCGAAGCGGTCGTCGTGCCGCTCGTGCAGACGGTGCCCCCGGAGGACCCGGGTGCCCTCGACGACGTCCTGCTCGCGCTCGGCGCCGGCTGGTACCGCTGGCTCGTGCTGACGAGCCAGGCCGCGGTGCCCGTGCTGGAGGAGCGGGCCGCGCGCGCGGGCCGCACGCTCGCGGGACTCGTCGCCGACGCCGGCGTGCAGGTCGCGGCGGTCGGCCCCGGCACCGCCCGCGCGCTGCGCGAGGCGGGCGTCCCGCCGTCGCTCGTCCCGCGCGGGGAGTCGACGGCGCGCGCGCTCGTCGCCGCCTGGCCCGCGGCACCCACCGCGACCCGCACGGGCGCTCCCGACGCCGCGCGCGACCCCGCGTCGACGCGCGTGCTCTTCCCCCGCGGCGACCTCGCCGCACCGACGCTCGCCGACGGGCTGCGCGCCCGTGGCTGGCAGGTGGACGACGTCGTCGCCTACCGGACGGTCCCGGCCGACCCGCCGGCGGCCGACGTGCGCGCCGCGTGGGCCGGCGGGTCGATCGACGCGGCCCTGCTCACGTCGGCGAGCACGGTGCGCGAGCTCCTGGCCCAGCTCGGCCGCCCGCCTGCCGGGACGCTGCTCGTCGCGATCGGCCCGACGACGGCCGCGGAGGCCGCACGGCTCGACCTCCCGCTCGCCGGGGTCGCCGCCGAGCAGACGATGACGGGTCTCGTCGCGGCGCTCGCCGCTGCCGTCGCCGCAGCCGAGCAGCCGCCGGCCGCCTCGACCTCGCCGGAGCCCGAGGACGCGACGCCTCCCGGCCCGGACCCCCGCACCGCCCCCGCCCCGCGGGGCACCACCTCGCACGCCGACGTCGCCCCCGAGGAGGACGCGTGA
- the hemC gene encoding hydroxymethylbilane synthase, whose protein sequence is MPQQVRIGTRASTLALTQTGHVADALAAHGGLAIETVRVRTDGDRLTGSLASLGGAGVFVTALRDALLDGRCDVAVHSLKDLPTADAPGLVLAAVPPREDPRDALCARDGLTLADLPRGARVGTGSPRRAAQLLAARPDLDVVDIRGNVDTRLGRVAGSPTGPGDLDAVVLARAGLARIGRLEAVTELFGPDVMLPAPGQGALAVETRAAGLTTDLAGPLHAALAALDDRPTRLAVLAERALLARLEAGCAAPVGTLATLDADGTLTLDAVVVRTDGTASLRRRARTALPGTAAQDVVAARALGTDLADALLADGAADLADLGASR, encoded by the coding sequence ATGCCCCAGCAGGTCCGGATCGGCACGCGTGCGAGCACCCTCGCGCTCACCCAGACGGGACACGTCGCCGACGCCCTCGCCGCCCACGGCGGCCTCGCGATCGAGACCGTGCGCGTCCGCACGGACGGCGACCGGCTCACCGGCTCGCTCGCGAGCCTCGGCGGCGCGGGCGTGTTCGTCACCGCGCTGCGCGACGCGCTGCTCGACGGCCGGTGCGACGTCGCGGTCCACTCGCTCAAGGACCTCCCGACGGCCGACGCCCCGGGCCTCGTGCTCGCCGCGGTGCCGCCGCGCGAGGACCCGCGGGACGCCCTGTGCGCCCGGGACGGTCTGACGCTCGCCGACCTGCCCCGGGGTGCGCGCGTCGGCACCGGGTCGCCGCGCCGCGCCGCGCAGCTCCTCGCCGCCCGGCCCGACCTCGACGTCGTCGACATCCGCGGCAACGTCGACACGCGGCTCGGGCGCGTCGCGGGCTCGCCGACCGGCCCGGGCGACCTCGACGCGGTCGTCCTGGCGCGGGCCGGGCTCGCTCGGATCGGTCGGCTGGAAGCCGTCACCGAGCTCTTCGGTCCCGACGTCATGCTGCCCGCACCCGGTCAGGGCGCCCTCGCGGTCGAGACCCGCGCGGCCGGGCTCACGACCGACCTCGCCGGCCCCCTGCACGCCGCGCTGGCGGCGCTCGACGACCGGCCCACGCGGCTCGCGGTGCTCGCCGAGCGTGCGCTGCTCGCCCGGCTCGAGGCGGGCTGCGCGGCACCCGTCGGCACGCTCGCCACGCTCGACGCCGACGGCACGCTCACGCTCGACGCGGTCGTCGTCCGCACGGACGGCACGGCGTCGCTGCGCCGTCGGGCCCGCACCGCGCTGCCCGGCACGGCCGCGCAGGACGTGGTCGCCGCCCGCGCGCTCGGCACCGACCTCGCCGACGCGCTCCTCGCGGACGGCGCCGCCGACCTCGCCGACCTGGGCGCGTCGCGGTGA